The Cryptococcus gattii WM276 chromosome D, complete sequence region TTTTCATACGATTGTGATTGCTTTTTCAATTCGATTGGTATCTATATCAACTTCGTTTCGTTCTTCTTTATGCCTTCAAATCCTCTTCCTATACTAAATACTAACAAGTCTTTGAATTCGGACAATGAGCTGGAAGGGATGAGAGAAAAAATGCGGTATAACTATAAAATTGAGCAGGGTGAGAAACTAGAAACAACATAAAATAATATCAATGACTGAAAGGGGGTTGATAAACGTGCCGTTCTTGAGGTGTAATGCGGATCAATATGCGATGTGATGAAATGCGGATGGGAAAACCGTGAGAGACTTGACGCTGGATGAAACTTATGAAGCCAAACCACATTAACAGGTCATGGCTCCGGCATGCTTCAAGAACCCGCATAGTGCACCTAACGGATTTTCCCTGGCCCCTTCGGCCCTCCTCCTCTCGCATGGACTGACTCCACTTTGCATTTTCAAACCGCCCATCAACGCAGCAAGTacatcctcctcgtcctccttCTGAATGACAGGCACAACCTTGAGCTTTGCCTGGCCAGTGACCACGGCAGCAAGCTTATCGGTATCAAGGGACTTGGAGGAGCCTTGAGTAAAGGCAGACCAGAAGGATGAGGCAAGTTTGGAGGTGATGTGGGACGTAGCGCCGCCAGCAACGTCTGTAGCAGAGGGAGTAGGAGTGGAAGGACCTTCCACAAAGAATTTCGGTCGCAAGTCACCAGCAAGGTTGGCCTTGTCAGCGGCAGCCTCCTTAGCCAACCTGGACCAGATCTGCATCCTGTAGCTGTCCATTGAGCGAAGACTCCAAGGTGTGTTCTCAGACCAATCAGAGAAGGTAGAAGAGCCATCGACATCACTAGCAGGGTTGGATAGCGTGTGTGGCAAGGTGGAAGGGCCAGGCTCATTGAGATGAGGGTTAAGATTGACCCTTGGAAGGTCAGCAAGAGATCGAAGAGGGGCGGGATTGGAAGAAGGTAGGACAAGGTCAGGGGTCATAATAGTGTGGCAAATGGTAGAGCCGCCACCAAACATGTTGTCATTGCCCCAGCCGCCTTTCAGGGATGAAGGAAGATCTTTACGAGGGTTGTAGGTATTGAGGGGGGTGCCTGGTCGGCGAACAGGGCCATTGGGAGTAGCAGAGCTACCAGCGCTGGTAATAGCCGGAGATTTGGCCAGAGCAGATACGATGGCTGGTGAGAACGACTTGCTAGCGGACTCTGGGTGGAGAATGGACATGGTGCTAGCTTTTAGGGCTGCCAACTCTTTCCTGTTATGAAGATTAACATCGGCTGCTTTGCCCAAAAAATTGGGAAGATCACCTACCTCAAATCTTGGTTTTCATTCCTGGAGCTGGCCAACTCATTCCTCATTTCATCAATCACCATATCCCTGTCCTTGATATGTGCTTCAAGAGTCCCAATGTAGTCCTTCCTCCTGGTCCTGAACGCGCGCGCACTAAGCTTATTCCTCAActgcctcttctctttGGAACTCAGTTTTTTGTACTCTTCAGGTGATGGTCGCCAAGactcatcatcatctaAATCCTCACCCTCCTCACGAACGACAGAAGACATACCGCCACCCTTTTTGCCacccttgcccttgcctGCGGAGAAGATCTCAGGAAGGGGAACCAATCGTTCAATTCGTGAATCAAGATCCTCAAATGAGACAGTGGAAACACCACGTGTACGATTCGGTTCCTCAGAAATCGAACGAAGGGGTTCCTCTGACTTCTCACATGGTTGAGTGGTGGACGGGACAGGGGCTGCAAAAGGAACAGGGAGGGGGGAAGGGGCAACGGCGACGGCTGGGGTGTTGGAAGTTGTAGCAGGAGCAGAATGAGCGACAGGTGCTACAGCCATCGGTTGGGTAGGAGCCGCAGCACTGTCTGAAGCAGGAGAGTTGGTAAACAACATTGACGGCTCGATGGTCTGAGTATTGCCTTCTGCGGGGCTAGCCGCCATCCCTGGAAGCTCTGCACCAAATTTTTTCTGATAGTTTATGATGTTCTCCATCAACTGTTGAAGGGCGGCCTGCTGGTCAACGGGAAGTCCTCCAAACGACAAAGCAGCTGATTGTGTATGAGCAGGGGTGGGAGCGGATGATTGAGTGTCAAAGACAGGATAGTCGACAGGCTCTTGTTTGACAACAATCTCATTTGTGAACACTGGTTTAGATTCCGTGGAGTCACCAAGAGACAGTCCGATAGGGAAATCAGTGTCCATGGATGTATCAAAGAAGTCAAATGATGTGCTGTGGAAGAGTGGGTCTTGTGTGGGAAGTGGGGAAGGCGTGGCATTTGATTCTGTTGCTGGAGAGTTTCCATGGGTCTGCATATCGCAATCAGCCAGTTGTGCTGTCAGCTACTCGAGCCCTTCGAATGCATTGTAAAATGACTCACACTTGACTCTCCCGCGCTCACAAATTCTTCAAAGTTGAAAAGCTCCTCAAAATTGGCAATGTCGTTGTGGGTAGTCATGTCGATATCATCTTGGGAAAAGGCAACCGAGGGGGAGTTCATGGTCGCCATCATTGATAAAGTAGCTGATAGGAAAGAGTCAGTGACGATCCAAGAGCTCAAACAAAGAAATAAAGAATAGAAGATGAAGCATCCTGCGATACACCGCTTCGAGCGCACGATCCTGAGTCGCAGAAATGTGTTTGGGTACCTCGAGGGTCAAGGCGCGCGGCCGTATGTACAAACGAAACCACACGGTTTGATTGTGTGGGTTTCGTGTACACATAGATAGGCAgaggggaagggaaaaTATGTGTGGGATGGGAGATGATCGAGACTGAGAAAACTTACCTTAAGGATGGTTTAACGGTGTAGATAAGGTGGAGCCGAATGGATACTGGATGTACAAGAGATGTCGACAAGAGCTCGGTGGCGAGTGAGCTGTTGGGCGAGGGAGTGTGATGGGTGTCCGTATCTGtgttggtggtggtgagAGTATAGATGGGTGTAGAATAGGCGATGAATAATAGGACAAAAGAGATAAAAAGAGAAGTGTGAGAAACGATAAACGAGCCCAGATGAAGGATTATCGCAGGTGACTCATCATACAAACCCAAGATGGCGCGATCATGTCCGATGGCCGTCTTTTTCTACCCACTTTTTCCACTGTATTCCTTTCCTATGCATGCCTTAATTCCAGCCATTCCCGCCCAACTCCGCCCATGTTCCAAGCCTTATTGACCTTCGGTCGATGCATGCATCCCCGTATACCGTTCCCGAACTGCGACTCCTCTAAATTCGGGGGCGAGAGACCTCGGGCACGAGCAGGGTGGAGCGAGTGCAGCCGGCAGGTTGACAAAGCTTCTCACGCCGCTCGGCTATGGAGATCTATATGTATTATGTAACATATTTTTCCACGTGGCTTCTACACCATTCTGCTGGCTTCGTCGTGATTCGAAGCGAAGCAACGAACGACGGAGTCAATGCTTCTCTTCCACGGCGCTCTCTTTATTTAACGTTAAAAGATCCCCGAGtttttccatcttccattCAGCGCCACCATGCTCAGTCCCTTGACAGGCTGCTAATGTAATTCATTGCTATGCATATGCGTAAATTGAAATATGAACATGgtcttcttttctttctgTAACAACACACTATGTCATATCATATCTTTACTTTTCTTTTTCGACGCCCTTTTAGCCCTCCAGTTTGCCTCTCTCTGTTGAGCTCTCTGGGGCTTCAGCTTCGGCTTGTGCTTGAGCCTGAGCCTTGgcctctctttccctctccttcgCTCTAGCCTTCTGAGCTGCTTTCTTAGCTCGTTTCTTCGACAATGAACCTTTCttatcatcttccttctcttccgcCGATGAGGTAGTGGGAGATAAGGCAGGAGACAGAGGAGAGGTATCAGTTCCTGACTCAGACTCGGAGCTAGGTTCAGAAGATGTTCCGCCGGTAGGAGTGGGTCCGAGTTCAGGGTCGGCAGGAGTTTGTTCTTCTTGGCTGGCGCTCTCAACGGTCTTAGATTCGGGTTGAACAGAAGTCTTTGAGGTAATGGCAGGCTCAAAGGAGCTAGATTCGATAACGGGGATGACTTCAGTAAGAGCGGGAGTGTCGAATGGAAGGCCTGAAGACGTTGCCTCaatttcctcttccccatcaTCCGACTTGACACCATTCAACTTTGCTTCCTTTACCTTATCAGCTTCCTTGTCTTGCTTTACCCCGCTGGACTCTCCCTTCTTGGAGCCTTCCAATGCCACCTGATCATCAGATATGGGCTGTACCGATTCCTCAGCTGGCTCAGTCTCATCAACTGGCTTTGTCTCTCCCTGCCctgcctcttcctctttcgGCTCTTCCGCCGTTGGTACAGGCGCCACACtagccttcttctccaaatTTCTCTCGTCTTCAAGAAGATCAATCTCATCCTTGGGTACTTCTTCTACatcctccttttcttccttggTCCCAACTTCAGCTACATGCGGCGGGCTCGCATCCTCCACGTGCTCGGTCTCGACATCTTGAGATAAAGTCCCAGTGTCTGAGATATGGACAGCCGTCTGGACGGAGTCGGCACTTTGCAAACTTGATACACTGTCGGACCGAGATCTCCgcctctcttccctttgatcttcctcttcctcgttttcttcctctcccaTAGCACCGGTAGTATTGGCGGCGTTAGAAGAAGATGAGCCTTCGGCTACATCCTTATCCCCAGCTGGTGTTGGTCGTGCAGTTTTACCCCTGCCTAATGTTTGGTTATGGACAAAGGTGCTGCTACCGCTGGTGGGCAAATTGGAAGTGCCGTTAAATAACTTGACCGGTTCCTTGacatcttccttctcatcGTGAGTGCTAgccttttcctttccctgATCTCTTCCGatatcctcctcctcatcatctctgAATTTACTAACGACTTCCTTAGGAATGACCAACAGCCTCTCTCCGACAAGCTCATATGCTTCACAAAGTTCAACGAATCGGGCATAAAGCGAATTTTCGACTTCGGCCATGATGAACGTTTCACGATGGTGGAAATAGGCGTGGGAGAAGATACGGGAGAGACGTCGGAATATGGAGGGAAAATGTGAGATTGAAGCAGGAGGGATGTGCATTCTGGAAATAATTAGCTTACTCTGAGCGAGGTGGCGACTAGACGTACCGAGAGGGGAAATGTTTGGGGTTGTTAAGCAGCGTCACAGTGGAGTCCAGTCTACGTCCAGATCAGCTATTACTCCATGTGCTCAAATCAATAGTACTCACGTATGCAAAATGTAGTCAATGGTGCTACATTCCCTAGTCCCGCTACCATGAGCCACGCAAAAGTAAGACCACTCGGACGACCTCATTTGCGGGCATGTTTCACGAGTGCAAATGGGGAGAAGCGCCGTGACAAGTGGAGTAAGGTCTATAGGTATACGTCTTTAGGTGCGTCAGCTAGTACCTCCATCTCTGAGAAGGTGCGTATACCTAAGGTGTTCGTAGATCCACTACGAGGTATCTTGATCAGCATCATCGTTGAATATGACCAAAACAAAGAGACATACCACATCCCTATCAGGTCCCTTTCCATCCATgcttccatctccaacaGGTACCTTCACCAGCCCATTAACATCATGCGGGTCATGTTTTACCTTGAGAGCCAGATACTCTGCGAGCTGAAAAGGGCCGTTCAGAGTTGAAAGTGGAGGGACAGATGGAGTTGGTGGTTGAGGAGGAACTTCGGCTAGTTTTGTGCCTCGTTTGAGACGGTAGGATGCAGCCCCTTGGGGAGGCTGTATTATCATTGTATACGGGCTCTCGCTGAAGTTTGCAATCGATCAGGATCAGGCGAGGGTCAAGAATTGAGTGAATTTGTGGAATCAATCGATGATGCAGACATTGACACACAGCAACAAAGAAGTGCTTCCGTTTAGGCGCGTCGCGCTAGGTAACCGGCGAGAATCAGCCTCACAACGGAAACATTTTAAACGGTATTAGGCTTACTGCCCACACGACCTGCCCAACCGGCCTCCGTCGGTCGGTGGTATTCGTTGAATGTCTGAAACTAATCAACCCATCCCTATCTCGGTTGCGTAAATGTACCAATTACGTTAATATCTTGCAGCATTCCATCAGGTCTCCATTTCCAACTTTCATGAATTTCAATCTGTTTTGCCGCCGGATACTGTACCTAGCGAAAGGAAGAGCATTTTTTGAGACCAAGACTTTAAAACATATCTATACTTGCCGAGAGAATCATGGTAGCTCTATGCCTTTTCAGCCTTCCACGTACTGCAATCTTACAGGTATTTTCAGCCGTAAGAAGTGAAGAATTCAGCGCCCATCCACTTTGTACCGCAACTTCCCAACCTATCTTCAGCCACCTGTGGTTTGAACGGAACTATCGAGACGAGTAAAACAACAGCCACGAAGATCACATCCTTGCTCCGAATATGACAAATGACACAAACGACCTGGAGATTGCTTGTTATCGAAGTAGTACCCTACAACATTTTGTCTTCAGCTTTGCATACAAAGGGAATATGCTGGCTATTGCCGCTTTGGCCATGATGAAACTCGGGTTCAAAACTCGGGAAAACCTGAACTGGAGGGTGGTATTGAGACCGGTTAACGGCTGGAATATCACTTGCAGATCCGCATGTGGTCGAATACATGGCTGGTCATCTCTGGACGATATGGGTGGGCCTTGCAGCAAGCAGAGACCAAATAATCAAACAGCACTTAGAATGAGGTCGTAGCGTTTCGGAGGCATTTGACGGAAGATATCAACTGGTCGCGGTAGATTGGTTAAGGAATTTTACATGGAACATGACTAGCAGGCATGTATG contains the following coding sequences:
- a CDS encoding uncharacterized protein (Similar to TIGR gene model, INSD accession AAW45931.1), yielding MIIQPPQGAASYRLKRGTKLAEVPPQPPTPSVPPLSTLNGPFQLAEYLALKVKHDPHDVNGLVKVPVGDGSMDGKGPDRDVWIYEHLRRIPIDLTPLVTALLPICTRETCPQMRSSEWSYFCVAHGSGTRECSTIDYILHTLDSTVTLLNNPKHFPSRMHIPPASISHFPSIFRRLSRIFSHAYFHHRETFIMAEVENSLYARFVELCEAYELVGERLLVIPKEVVSKFRDDEEEDIGRDQGKEKASTHDEKEDVKEPVKLFNGTSNLPTSGSSTFVHNQTLGRGKTARPTPAGDKDVAEGSSSSNAANTTGAMGEEENEEEEDQREERRRSRSDSVSSLQSADSVQTAVHISDTGTLSQDVETEHVEDASPPHVAEVGTKEEKEDVEEVPKDEIDLLEDERNLEKKASVAPVPTAEEPKEEEAGQGETKPVDETEPAEESVQPISDDQVALEGSKKGESSGVKQDKEADKVKEAKLNGVKSDDGEEEIEATSSGLPFDTPALTEVIPVIESSSFEPAITSKTSVQPESKTVESASQEEQTPADPELGPTPTGGTSSEPSSESESGTDTSPLSPALSPTTSSAEEKEDDKKGSLSKKRAKKAAQKARAKEREREAKAQAQAQAEAEAPESSTERGKLEG
- a CDS encoding uncharacterized protein (Similar to TIGR gene model, INSD accession AAW45932.1); translation: MATMNSPSVAFSQDDIDMTTHNDIANFEELFNFEEFVSAGESSTHGNSPATESNATPSPLPTQDPLFHSTSFDFFDTSMDTDFPIGLSLGDSTESKPVFTNEIVVKQEPVDYPVFDTQSSAPTPAHTQSAALSFGGLPVDQQAALQQLMENIINYQKKFGAELPGMAASPAEGNTQTIEPSMLFTNSPASDSAAAPTQPMAVAPVAHSAPATTSNTPAVAVAPSPLPVPFAAPVPSTTQPCEKSEEPLRSISEEPNRTRGVSTVSFEDLDSRIERLVPLPEIFSAGKGKGGKKGGGMSSVVREEGEDLDDDESWRPSPEEYKKLSSKEKRQLRNKLSARAFRTRRKDYIGTLEAHIKDRDMVIDEMRNELASSRNENQDLRKELAALKASTMSILHPESASKSFSPAIVSALAKSPAITSAGSSATPNGPVRRPGTPLNTYNPRKDLPSSLKGGWGNDNMFGGGSTICHTIMTPDLVLPSSNPAPLRSLADLPRVNLNPHLNEPGPSTLPHTLSNPASDVDGSSTFSDWSENTPWSLRSMDSYRMQIWSRLAKEAAADKANLAGDLRPKFFVEGPSTPTPSATDVAGGATSHITSKLASSFWSAFTQGSSKSLDTDKLAAVVTGQAKLKVVPVIQKEDEEDVLAALMGGLKMQSGVSPCERRRAEGARENPLGALCGFLKHAGAMTC